The sequence below is a genomic window from Melioribacteraceae bacterium.
ATCGAAAAGGATAATCAACTTGCAATTTATAACTCAGGTGCTATTGCCGCTTCCAAAGGTGAAAATCTTAAAGCTAAATCCATCTGGGAGGGACTTGCTAAAAAGTTTCCGGATACGGACATCGCACGTATTGCTAAACAGTCAATAATGCAGCTGGAGATGATCAATCAGAAATGATTTCTGTAATTAATTTCTTTTCAATTCGTTCGAAGTAGTAATTCTCAATTTTTATTTTTTCCGGATATTGCCGCCAAATCTCCTCTGGCGGCATTTTTTTTGCTGAATATCTTTTAGATTTTGTGAATTTTTTTCTATCGGCTACTACGTAAAACGGTTTGTTAAATTGCTGACATCCAAATCCAAGTAAAGAACTTCCAGATTTATTAATCACATCTCCGTTTCCCAGTATTGCGTCGGCCCCGGTAATCGCGGCATCAACTTTATCTATAAATTGGTAAATCATACTTTCGGTTATAAGTCTGACTTTAATTTTTGAAGCAATCAGACTTTTTGCAAGCAATCTTCCTTCAAGCATCGGTCTTGATTCGCAAACAATAACTTTTAATTCCGGATTACTTACCCGGAGATGCTTCAATACTTCTAATACGGTTTTACTGTTTGAGATTGTGATGAAACTCGAATACGGTTTTAAAATTTTGCCTGCATTTAGGAGGAGCAATTTCAGCGAATCTTTAAAGTATCTATCGTATTTGTCAAAAAAAACTTCGAGTTTTTTTTCTTTACGCAATGCTGATTTCATTTCAGCAAGATACACCTGTATATTCTGAAACGACCTGAATTGCTTTGCGGCAAAATCTATCAGTTCCGGAAAAATTTGCAGAATCTTCTTCTCGTTTTTAAGGTGTTCGTGAAGTTCAACCAATAATTCCAGGCTTCCCGATTTATTATCTGTGAATAATTTCGAAAATCGCATATTAGAAGTTTTAATCATTTCACAATTCATTTCCTCGCATTGTAATTAAATCCCTTTATCGGTTCTCTCAATGTTAAAACCGGGCAGGGGGCTTTTCGGACTACCTTTTCAGCTGTACTTCCAAACAACAAATGTTCTACGCCGGTGTGGCCATGTGTTGCCATAATAATTAGGTCTGCATCAATTTCATTAGCTGTTTCGATTATTTCAACAAATGGTTTCCCTGTTTTAATAATTGTTTCGGATTCAACAACCTTATTGATAAAAGAGGATGCAAGATTCTTCAATTCCTCCTCTGCACGTAAATGCAGGTCCGAATCCATTGAAGGAATAGCAACCTGACCCATACTGAAATCGGCTGGATAGATCATCGGTTCAACAACATAGACAAGAAACATTTTTGCTTTAAACTGCTGCGCAAATTGAACTGCATACCTGAGTGCGTTTTTTGAATAATCGGAAAAATCAATCGGTACTAGAATATTTTTAATTACATCCATAATTCCTCCTTACTTTGTTCTAGTTCGGTTGTACAAAGAAAGATAATCATGATTCAAATTTCTAAGCCGTGTGGCGATAATCTGGGACATACCCCGTAATATCTTGATCCCTTCTTTGGGATGTGTTTCTACAAACTCGTCCAAATCCGGTTTGAATAAAACCGCAAGTTGCGAATCCTTAAGTGCGATTGCCGAAGCAGATCTTGTTTCTTCATCTAGCAGGGCAAGTTCTCCGAAAAAATCGCCCCTTCCAAGATTTGCCAGATCAAATCTTTCCCCGTCCTCTGCTTCTTCAGTAATTAAGACTTCTCCTTTAATAATCAAATAGAGACCTATACCAGGATCTTTCTGCATAAATATGTATTCGTTTGCTGTATAAGCTCTGTAATGAATCAGTTTTAGGAGTATTTTAAAATATTTAGGCTCCAGTTTTTCGAATGGGGGCATGGATAGGAGTACGTTTTCGAGGTCATCTTTTTTTGCAGGTGTTTTAAATAGATTTGCCCAGAAACTGCTTTTTGAACCGGTTGAATTATTGTTCTCCATTTTTCCTCCTAATTAAAAATGCCCGATTCTGCAACACGCCATATCTTTTGGCAGGGGAATCTATTTTCATAAAGGGCTCTTCCTATAATAACCGAATCAACTAAATTTCCTGCCTCTTCCTGAAGTCTCTTTAAATCCTCGTAGCCGCCGATTCCGCCTGAATGAGTAATTTTTCTTTCAGAAACTTCGGCAATCATTTTCGAAAGCTCTATATTCGGTCCGTCCAGCATTCCATTTGTAGATACATCTGTTACAATAATTCTTTCAACTCCAATCGACTTTAAAAATTTTGCGTAGTCGACAGCCCTCAGGTGAGTCCTCTGCTGTCTTCCCCTCGTAACAACCTCGTTATTGATTACGTCAATTGCTGCAACAACTTTGTTAGGAGAAAATTCATCCAAAATTTTAATAAACTCCCTTGGCTTTTCGAAGGCAAGACTTCCAATAACCACTCTTGCAACTCCTAACTCAAAAAGTTCTTTGGAGTCTTCGAATGTTCTTATTCCACCTCCGAGTTCTACCGGGATAATGACTGATTCGCAAAGCTGCCTTATTATCTCAAAATTAGTTTTAAGCTGATGATGTGATGCGTCAAAGTCTACTATATGAATACACTTTGCATTTTCAGCTCTCCAGATCATTGCCATCTCTACAGGATCGTTTCCGTATTCATTACAGTTAAGTTCGGGAATACCCTGAACAACACGGACAGTTTTTCCATTCTGAATGTCGATTGATGGAATAATTAGAATTTTTGACATTTGATTATCCGTTAATTCAATAAATCGAACGTGTACCTCTTCTAAAACAAAAATAACTAAATATGCTAATAAATGGTATCCGTAACTTACTGCTCTCACTTATAACAGACTATTTCTGAATCAACTCTTCATAAAGAAATCACATCCAGATTCAAATCTTGACTTTACAGGTCATATTCTTCATATTTCGCAGGAGATGATAAAAGAATTCAACTTATACTCTTCAAAAGGGAATAAACTGCGGACTTCTTGTTTTTGTGAAGAAAATATTTTCTCCGGTCGCGCTTTAGTATTTGTTCATGGTTTTAAGGGTTTCAAAGATTGGGGCTTCGGACATTACCTGGGAGAATATTTTTCAAAACGAGGATTCTTTACGATTACGTTCAATTTTTCTCATAATGGTGTTGGTGATGATTTATTTGAATTTATTGAACTCGATAAATTCGCCAGGAATACAATTTCCCTTGAAATTTCGGAGCTGAACGATATTATTAATTTTCTAAAGAATGGTTTTTTTGGCATCGAAATAAGTAAAAAAATCGCTATTTTAGGCCATAGTCGAGGTGGCGCTGTTTCCTTATTAACTGCTGCCGGCAGAAATGATGTTGGTGCGGTAGCAGCCTGGGCTTCGATTTCGAAATTTGACCGGTATTCCAACCGCCAGAAAACCGAATGGAGAAAAAAAGGTTATTTCGAAATCGTGAATGCCAGAACCAAACAGAAAATGAGATTAAATGTTGAACTGCTTGATGATATAGAAAAAAATTCAGCATGTTCGTTGAATCAGGAAAATGCTTTAAAAAATTTAAATTGTCCTTTGTTCATTGCACATGGAGATCAGGATCTTGCTGTACCGATTGCTGAAGGGGAGCAGATCTATTCCTGGGCGGATAAAACCAGAACAGAGTTTTATAAGGTTTACGGAACGGGTCATACTTTTGATATAGTTCATCCGTTTAACGGCTCGAATGAAAAGTTTGAAAAACTTCTGAATAAAACAGCGCATTTTTTTGAAAAAAATATAAATTAAAAGAGGAAAATATGTCTGTAAAAGAGAACGTAAAATCTAATACGGTGATAGTATCACTTTCAAAAATTAAATCATCACAACTTTTCTGGATCCTGACTTTTTCTGTTTTAACATTTTTAAGTGCACAGGTTGCAGTCCCAGTTCAGCCGGTACCGTTTACATTGCAAACAATGTTGGTACTTCTTTCCGGAGCTTTTTTAGGCGCAAGGAACGGAATGATAAGTCAGATAATTTATCTTGCCGGCGGTGTTATTGGATTACCAATCTTTGCTGAATTCAGTTTTGGATTTGCAAGATTGATAGGACCAACCGGTGGATACCTTATAGCTTTTCCATTAGCTGCTTTTCTGGTTGGTTATATGTTAGAAAAAAAATCGAATACAGGTATGATTGTATTATCTATGGTAATAGGTTCACTTGCAATTCTTCTTAGCGGGTCTCTCTATCTGTCTCTTTTTCTGAATGGCGATCTTAATAGCGCCTTATTCAGCGGTGCAATTATTTTCTCTCCATGGGATGTAATAAAAATAGCTGCCGCAGTAAGTATTTATAAAGCTTTTTCAAAAAAATATCCTAAGCTACCTTAACATTTTTCAGCGGGAGTAATGACTCTAAAAAATATAATTTTTATTGTTCTATTCTTTCTGTCGATCGGATTCTTCGCTTATAATCTCCGGAGAATCCTATCATATATTCTTCTCGGTCAAAAGGAGGACAGATTCGATAATCCGTTACAAAGGATTAAAAACGTACTGAAAATTGCATTTGCGCAATCCAAACTTTTACGAGATCCGGTTGCAGGAATTATTCATTTCCTTATTTTCTGGGGTTTTGTTCTTTTTCTTCTGGCTGTCATCGAATCGATTTTTCAGGGATTTTATTCTCCATTTACATTAAGATTTCTTGGACCGCTCTTCACAGCTGTTACATTAATTCAGGATCTGTTCGGCCTCTTTGTTATTGTTGCTGTTCTTATTGCCTTGTATAGAAGGTTTATACAGAAGGTACCTCGCCTCAATGTCGGTAAGAAAGGAAATCTGGATGCTGCTTTTATTCTACTTCTAATTCTAGGTGTAGTTGTATCAATGTTTGGGCAGAATATTTCTCACATCGCCGGCAACAGTTTTATTCTAGGTGAGTTCGAATCCAGGCCTGTCAGCCACTTTTTAAGCGGCATATTTTATTATGAATCCGGACATCACGCTGAAACTATGTATGAGATTTTCTGGTGGTTACATATAGTCTTTATTTTCGGATTTCTGAATTTCCTCCCTTACTCCAAGCATTTCCATGTTGTTTCATCTATTCCGAATGTTTACTTCTCAAAAACAGGTAAGTACAAGAACTCATTAAAGAAAATCAATCTTGACGATGAAAATATCTCTCAGTATGGCGCTTCAGATATTGAACATCTTTCATGGAAGCAGTTACTGGATGGATTTGCCTGTACTGAATGTGGAAGGTGCACATCGGTATGTCCGGCAGCTAATACTGGTAAACTCCTTTCACCGAGGAAAATAATTGTAGATATCCGACGTAGAACGGAGGATAAAGCTCCTCTGGTTATTGAAGGAAATATTGAAAGTGAACTACTTTCTCAAACACTCGTTCATAATTATATAACTGATCAGGAACTCTGGGCATGTACTACCTGCAATGCGTGTGTTTATGAATGCCCGGTTACAATTGAGCATGTTGATTCAATTGTTGATTTGAGAAGGAATCTCGTTTTAATGGAGTCGGATTTCCCGCCTGAATTGAATACCGTTTTCAAAAATATCGAGACAAATTTTTCGCCCTGGGCTTTTAATCCTCAGGATAGGGCAAACTGGGCTGAAGGATTGGGCATTAAAACTATGGCCGAGGATCCTAATTGTGAATTTCTCTTCTGGGTTGGATGTGCCGGTTCATTTGACACAAGGTATCAAAAAGTTTCAAAATCGATTGCTAAATTGTTACAAATTGCTAATATTGACTTCAGAATCCTTGGAATTGAAGAGAAATGCAATGGTGATACAGCCAGGAGATTGGGGAATGAATACCTCGCTCAAATGTTGATCCAGGAAAATGTTGAAACATTGAATAATTATGGTGTTAAGAAAATTGTTACCGGGTGTCCACATTGCTATAATGCTCTGAAAAATGAATTTCCCCAGTTTGGTGGAAATTATGAAGTTGTTCATCATACTGAATTAATTACTGATTTGTTAAACGAAGATAAAATTAAGCTTAAAAAGGGAACAGGGGACTCAAAAGTTACTTTTCATGATTCCTGTTATCTCGGCAGGTACAACGGTATTTACGATCAGCCGCGGAAATCGCTTAAGAATGTTGACGGACTAAAACTTATTGAAATGGAACGTACCCGCGATAAAGGGTTCTGCTGCGGCGCCGGGGGCGGCAGGATGTTCCTTGAAGAAATTGAAGGAACACGTATTAATGTTGAAAGGACACAAGAAGCTGTTAGAACTAATGCCGGTACAATTGCTTCAGCCTGTCCGTTTTGTATGACAATGATGACTGATGGACTTAAATCACTTGAAAAGTCTGAACAAGTTGATGTAAAAGATATTGCTGAAATAATTCTTGAAAATACTATTGACAATTAATTATAACCAACCAACTTATAAAGGAGGAGGTACAAATGCAGAAGTATCAAAATCTAATTGAGTTCTTAAAAACTCTCGAAGTTGATGTAACAAAGTTTTATGACAAAGGTCAGTCCGCTGCCGGAACCCGCTTAAGAAAAGGATTAAGCGAGTTGAAAAGACTGGCTCAGGATATGAGAAACGAAATCCAGGAAGTTAAAGCCCAGAGAAAAGGCGATAAAAGTGCCGGCTAATTTATAATTATTTTCCTGAAAGCCGGATTGGTTCGCCTGATCCGGCTTTTTTTATTCTTGATATGAAGATTAAGATCCTTTTTCTAACTGTTAACCTATTACTTCTTTTCATCCCGTCGGATAAAAATTTTAAGTCTGATGAAAAGAAGATATATGCTGATTCTGTTTCAACAATCAGTCTTTCATTTGTGGGGGATATAATGTGTCATTCCCCTCAGATAGATTATGCCAGAATCGGAAAAGACAGTTTCGATTTTAAACCGGTTTTCAGATATGTAAAAAATCTGATCGAAAAAGCCGATCTGGCATTCGGAAATCTTGAAACGGTAACAGCCGGCATAAGTGAAAAATTAACCGGCTACCCGCTATTTAATTCACCCGATCAATTACTCGACGCGCTTAAATATGCCGGCTTTGATTTTCTCTATACCGTGAATAACCATAGTCTGGATAGAGGTACGCGTGGCGTTGTTAGAACAATCGAACAGATTGAAGAAAAGGGGATGAAAAATATCGGATCAAGTAACTCGGAAAGCAGAAGCGATTCTTTGATCATAATCGACATGAAAGGAATTAAACTTGGACTGCTCGCTTATACTTATGGTCTCAATGGAAATTATCTCCCTAAATCAAAAAGCTTTATGATTAATTTGATCGATACAGTTAGAATTGATTCAGATATAAGTCGTTTACGTGATAAAGGCGCAGAACTGGTCATTGTCTATTTCCATTTCGGTGATGAGTATTCAAGGAAACCGTCAGGATTTCAAGTTGAGACAGTGAAAAAGACATTTCAATACGGAGCGGATATAATTATCGGTAGCCATCCACACGTTTTACAGCGGACGGAATTTCTTACGAAAGGCAATGGGAAACTTAAAAATGGATTTGTTGCCTATTCCCTCGGTAATTTTATTTCGAATCAAAGATGGAGGTATTCAGATGCCGGTGCAATTCTGAAATTAGAAATATGTAAAAATTTTCAAAGGGATTCGATCTGGATAAACAATGCCACTGCTATCCCGACCTGGGTTTACAAAGGATTTACCGGCATAAAAAACGAATTTATAATTGTTCCTTCCGATACAAGTTTTTTTAAAGTCCCCGAATTTTTCAGCTCCAGTGATAAAATGAAAATGATTCAAAGTTATTATGATGCCGGTGAAATACTTTTCAGGAAATGAATCTGATTTTCATATCTTTGCACACCTGAGAAAATCAAAAAAATGAAAAATAAAGCATCACTAAGCATAATCTTTGTAACAGTTTTTATAGATTTGATGGGATTCGGAATCTTAATCCCGATACTCCCGACTTTTGCAAGTAAAGATCTTAATATTTCCGATTTCGGCATCGGTGTTATCGTCGCAATTTATTCTCTTATCCAATTTCTCTTTAATCCGGTTTTTGGAAAAATATCCGATCGAATTGGGCGACGCCCTGTAATTCTTGTTACTCAGCTTGTTACGGTTGCCTCATATCTAATTTTCAGTTTTGCCGATTCGTTTCTGATTTTATTCCTGTCCAGACTATTAGCAGGATTTGGCGGAAGCAACATAGGAGTAGCTCAGGCTTATATTGCAGATATAACAAGTAAAGAAGAGAGAGTAAAAGGGATGGGCCTAATCGGTGCCGCGTTCGGATTGGGATTTGTATTCGGTCCGTTGATCGGCGCAATACTTTCCAAATACGGATATCACGTAGCAGGATATGGAAGCGCCGGTTTCTCATTTATGGCTTTTGTTTTCGCTCTTTTTATGCTTCCGGAATCAAATAAGGATTTAAAATCAGGCTCAAAATTTGAAATCCGTCTGTTCGATTTTAAGTATACAAAAAAAGTTATTTCAGATTCACGGATTGGATTTTTAATTATCCTTTTCTTTATGATAGTCTTTTCAATGGCAAATATCTACGGGACATTCGCGATTCTCGGTTATAAGGTATATCATTTCTCTGATCAGCAAACAGGTATGCTATTCGGGATATCAGGAATTATCGGTGCTCTGATTCAGGGCGGACTGTTGAGATTTCTGTCCAACAAAATAAGTGATAGGTCCCTTGTTCTTTCCGGTTCATTTGCAATGATAATCGGACTTGGATTTCTTCCGTTTGGTTCTAATTTTACCGGAGTGGCAATAATAATATCTATTTTATCAATTGGTACGGGAATACTTCAACCGACTATTTTAAGTATGATATCAAAATACACTGCCGAGAATGAACAAGGAGCTCTATTAGGAATTAACCAATCCTTCTCTGCATTTGCCAGAGTATTGGGACCGTTATGGGGAGGATTTGCATACGATTTCTTTGGATATCAGTTCCCGTTTCTAACCGGTGCTGCATTTACATTTGTTGCTTTTCTTCTCTCATATTTTTTACTTAAACCTGAAAGAATGGTAGAAACCGGAAATGTTTAAAATCGGCAAAATAGAATTAAAGAATGCTCTTCTGCTGGCCCCTATGGAGGATGTAACAGATATTGCATTCAGGAAAATCTGTAAAGAATTCGGCGCCGATGTTGTCTATACTGAATTTGTGAATTCTGACGGTCTGATAAGAGCTAATAAAAAAACCGAACTCAAACTTGAAATTTCAGAAGAGGAACGGCCGGTAGGTATCCAGATATACGGCGGCAACCTTGAACCTATGATCCAGGCTGCAAGAATCTCTGAGACAAAGAATCCGGATATCATTGATATTAATGCCGGGTGCTGGGTTAAAAAAATTGCAGGCAGAGGCGCAGGAGCCGGTCTGCTTAAAGATCCCTGTTACATGCAGACGATGGTTGAAAGTATTGTAAAAGCAGTATCAGTACCGGTAACCGTAAAAACCAGAATCGGCTGGGATAGTAATTCGATAAATATCCTTGATGTGGCAAAACGGATTGAAGATGCCGGCGCTTCCGGATTGACTTTGCATTGCAGAACCAAAGTTCAGGGACATAGCGGAGAAGCCGACTGGTCCTGGATTCCAAAGGTTATGGAAGTCGTTAAAATACCTGTTGCACTGAATGGGGGTGTTTTTACTTCGACCGATGTTTTAAGAGCTTTTAATGAAACTAATGCGGACGCAGTTATGATTGCCCGGGGGGCCATTGAACATCCTTGGATCTTTCGGGAAGCTAAATCCCTGATGCAGAATATTTCTTGTCAGGATGTGACAGTGGATGAAAGAATTTCAACAGCTTTAAGACATTTGAAATATTCTCTTGAGATCAAGGATGTGCGTGCGGCAATTCTGCCTTTCAGAAAATATTATGCGGGGTATTTAAAGGGATTGCCCGGCTCAAAAGAGGTAAGAATTGAGTTGTATAAACAAACTGAGTATGCTCCCATTGAAGAGATTCTTTTAAAATATCTTGAGGAGATGAAATCAAAAAATTTGGATAACATAGAATTGAAACAGGAGGCAAAATGAACTTAAAAGATTCCATAAGGGATGTACCGGATTTCCCGAAGAAAGGGATCGTTTTTAAGGATATTACTACATTACTGAAGAATCCATTGGCTCTTTCTTATACGGTAGAAGAATTATATAACTTCGCTAAAAATATAAAGATAACTAAAGTAGCTGGAATTGAATCTCGTGGATTTATACTCGGAGGGATTCTGGCGGAAAAATTAAAAGCAGGATTTGTTCCAATTAGGAAACCTGGGAAATTACCCGCGGAGAAACTATCGGAATTCTATTCTCTTGAATATGGTACTGATTCGATCGAAATACATAAAGATGCAATTAATCCGGGCGACACAGTCCTGCTCCATGATGATTTACTCGCTACAGGTGGCACGATGAAAGCTGCATGTAATCTGATTGAAAAACTTGGCGGCAAAATCGTACTCATCTCTTTTCTGATTGAACTTGCCTTCTTAAATGGGAGAGAAAAACTGAAAGAGTATGAAATCCATTCTCTTATCCAATACGATTCCGAATAAAATTTTGCGGGGGATATTCATTTGGATATCCCTTACAATTCCTGCTTAATTCTTCGATATCTAAATTATGAATCCGTTTGGTGCAATTATTACGACGAACTCACCCTTAATAGTTTTATTGCTTAAGTCTCTTATTATTTCAGCAGCTGTACCTCGCCACATCTCTTCAAATCTTTTCGTTAGCTCTCTGCCAATTACTAATTGTCGGTCCGGCATATACTTATTAATTTCTTCGAGTAATTTTTCAATTCGGTAAGTGGATTCGTATAGTACTATGGTTCTTTCTTCTACTGCAAGTTCCGTTAATTTCTTTTGCCTACCTTTCTTCTGGGGCAGGAATCCTTCGAATACAAACGAGTCGGTTGGTAATCCGCTTATACTTAACGCTAGAATAACGGCACTTGGTCCTGGTATTCCAATAACTTCAATTCCATTTTTCACAGCTGCATTAACCAATCTTGTACCCGGATCCGAAATTGAAGGTGTTCCGGCATCCGAGACTAAAGCACAGACTGACCCGTTATTAATTCGTTCTATCAATTCAGGAATCTTTTTTGATTCATTCTGCGCATTAACAACAAACAATGGTTTTTCAATTTGATAGTGGTCCAGAAGGATCTTAGTTACCCGTGTATCTTCACATACTATTATATCAACCGACTTGAGTGTATCAACGGCTCTGTAGGTTATATCGGATAGATTACCGATTGGTGTTGCCACAACAATCAATTTTGACACTGAAACACCTGTAAGATAATATGTAAAAAGTATAATGCAATATTATAGAAAAACAGCTGATTCAAAAGCTAATTCTAAAAATACATTTTACAAATTACATTTTATCTAAGACTCTCCTAATAATCGAGATCCCTTTATCAATGTCTTCTTTTGTTACTGTTAATGGAGGTCTGAAACGTATTGAGCTTTTACCGCACCCCAGCATTATCATTTTATTTTTATATAATTCATTCAAAAAAGTTTTTCTTATTTCCGGTGATGGAAGGTCAAATGAACATAACAGACCCAGTCCTCGGGCCTGAGAAACCAAATCCGGAAATTCCAGCTCTAATTCGCTTAGATTCTGCAATAAATAGTTACCCGTAATTCTTGAATTTTCGACCAGATTTTCCTCCTCAATAATTTCGAGATTTTTTCTGGATCTCACCATATCAACTAGGTTTCCTCCCCATGTTGAATTAATCCTGCTCGATGTCCTGAATACGTTCTCTTTAACCTCGTCAATCCGGTCAGAAACCATTATTCCGCAAATCTGTACTTTTTTGCCGAATGCAATTATATCCGGTTCAACATAATGTTCATATGCCCACATTTTACCTGTCATTCCCAGTCCTGTTTGAACCTCATCGAACATAAGTAAAATATCGTTTTCGTCGGCTATCTCTCTCAATTTTATGAAAAACTCTTTTCTGAAGAAATTGTCGCCTCCTTCACACTGAACAGGTTCAATAATAATTACAGCAATATCATCCTGATTTTTCGAAATAGCATCCTTAATTTCATCTATTGCCTGGTTTTCTTTTTTAATAATCTCGTTCAGGTGATTTTCTAAAGGGAAAGATATTTTGGGATTTATTATCCGGGGCCACTTAAACTTCGGAAAGTAATTTATTTTTGTCGGATCAGTATTTGTCAACGACATTGTATATCCTGAACGCCCGTGAAATGCCTCCTTGAAATGAATAACCTGATGTCCTCGCTCCTCACGATATCCTTTCTCGAGATTCTTTCTGACTTTCCAATCGAAGGCGGTCTTAAGACCGTTTTCAACTGCCAGAGTACCGCCGTCAATAAAGAAAAGGTGATTGAAATCGGCAGGTTTTGCGATCCTCGAAAATGAATCAACGAACTTTGCCATTTCAACAGTATATATATCTGAATTGGATGGTTTATTCATAGCAGCAATGGCCAGCTCCTCTCGGAACTCCGGCGTATTGATTTTATTATGATTCAAACCGACTGGCGAAGATGCAAAAAAGGAAAAGAAATCGAGGTATTCATCACCGGACCTTTCATCAACTATAGTCAATCCATAACTTCTTTCAAGATCGAGTACGAATTCGAACCCGTCGATCAGCATCGAGCGTTTCAGTATTTCATGTACTTTTTGAGCTTCTATCTTATCTTTTTGAGCCATAATAATCTCCTCGAATGAGTTTTCTTGATTACCCATAAACGGATTCCTCCCAAAATTAATTTGATATTTTAGAGATCTGTAAGTAAGAAAAGAGAATTAGAAGACTTCTTCGAGGCGGGAGGAGAAGTAATTACGAAGGTTTTTTCTGCCCGTTATTTTTTGATAATTAATGTATTTCATACTTCTTTTTACTCCTGGAACAAAAATAGGAAGTTAATAAAGGACTTACAAGAAAAGATTCATTTCATTTTATAGTTTTAACAAAAACATTTTTCTTAAATTTGTCCCGTGATAAAAAGCCATATGCAAAATTCGTTTAAGATAATATTCAGGTTCATTTTTCTTTTATTTCTACTTTCTTGTAAAGGGAATAATGACGGGGACTGGTTCAGCGGCGATTTCTATAATAACGATACGTCCAATCTTGCAGAAGAAATTGTTGATCAATCGCTCGGAACCAAATTCAATCCTCCCGCTAATTGGCTTATTCAGTCTGCCGAACTCTCCCGCAAAATAGAAACCAGAAACAAGTTTCAGGATTCCTCTCAAAACAGATTCGAATATTCACCTCAGTATCTATTCTTTAATCAGTCCGGCGGCAGTTTATTAAGTGTCGGTTATGTTGAATACTCGGATTCATCCTTGAATAGCGAATTATCGTTTAATAATTATAAAAATCTTC
It includes:
- a CDS encoding MFS transporter; its protein translation is MKNKASLSIIFVTVFIDLMGFGILIPILPTFASKDLNISDFGIGVIVAIYSLIQFLFNPVFGKISDRIGRRPVILVTQLVTVASYLIFSFADSFLILFLSRLLAGFGGSNIGVAQAYIADITSKEERVKGMGLIGAAFGLGFVFGPLIGAILSKYGYHVAGYGSAGFSFMAFVFALFMLPESNKDLKSGSKFEIRLFDFKYTKKVISDSRIGFLIILFFMIVFSMANIYGTFAILGYKVYHFSDQQTGMLFGISGIIGALIQGGLLRFLSNKISDRSLVLSGSFAMIIGLGFLPFGSNFTGVAIIISILSIGTGILQPTILSMISKYTAENEQGALLGINQSFSAFARVLGPLWGGFAYDFFGYQFPFLTGAAFTFVAFLLSYFLLKPERMVETGNV
- the dusB gene encoding tRNA dihydrouridine synthase DusB, translated to MFKIGKIELKNALLLAPMEDVTDIAFRKICKEFGADVVYTEFVNSDGLIRANKKTELKLEISEEERPVGIQIYGGNLEPMIQAARISETKNPDIIDINAGCWVKKIAGRGAGAGLLKDPCYMQTMVESIVKAVSVPVTVKTRIGWDSNSINILDVAKRIEDAGASGLTLHCRTKVQGHSGEADWSWIPKVMEVVKIPVALNGGVFTSTDVLRAFNETNADAVMIARGAIEHPWIFREAKSLMQNISCQDVTVDERISTALRHLKYSLEIKDVRAAILPFRKYYAGYLKGLPGSKEVRIELYKQTEYAPIEEILLKYLEEMKSKNLDNIELKQEAK
- a CDS encoding adenine phosphoribosyltransferase, with the protein product MNLKDSIRDVPDFPKKGIVFKDITTLLKNPLALSYTVEELYNFAKNIKITKVAGIESRGFILGGILAEKLKAGFVPIRKPGKLPAEKLSEFYSLEYGTDSIEIHKDAINPGDTVLLHDDLLATGGTMKAACNLIEKLGGKIVLISFLIELAFLNGREKLKEYEIHSLIQYDSE
- the rsmI gene encoding 16S rRNA (cytidine(1402)-2'-O)-methyltransferase; translation: MSKLIVVATPIGNLSDITYRAVDTLKSVDIIVCEDTRVTKILLDHYQIEKPLFVVNAQNESKKIPELIERINNGSVCALVSDAGTPSISDPGTRLVNAAVKNGIEVIGIPGPSAVILALSISGLPTDSFVFEGFLPQKKGRQKKLTELAVEERTIVLYESTYRIEKLLEEINKYMPDRQLVIGRELTKRFEEMWRGTAAEIIRDLSNKTIKGEFVVIIAPNGFII
- the lat gene encoding L-lysine 6-transaminase, with amino-acid sequence MGNQENSFEEIIMAQKDKIEAQKVHEILKRSMLIDGFEFVLDLERSYGLTIVDERSGDEYLDFFSFFASSPVGLNHNKINTPEFREELAIAAMNKPSNSDIYTVEMAKFVDSFSRIAKPADFNHLFFIDGGTLAVENGLKTAFDWKVRKNLEKGYREERGHQVIHFKEAFHGRSGYTMSLTNTDPTKINYFPKFKWPRIINPKISFPLENHLNEIIKKENQAIDEIKDAISKNQDDIAVIIIEPVQCEGGDNFFRKEFFIKLREIADENDILLMFDEVQTGLGMTGKMWAYEHYVEPDIIAFGKKVQICGIMVSDRIDEVKENVFRTSSRINSTWGGNLVDMVRSRKNLEIIEEENLVENSRITGNYLLQNLSELELEFPDLVSQARGLGLLCSFDLPSPEIRKTFLNELYKNKMIMLGCGKSSIRFRPPLTVTKEDIDKGISIIRRVLDKM